A section of the Lutra lutra chromosome 3, mLutLut1.2, whole genome shotgun sequence genome encodes:
- the ZNF804A gene encoding zinc finger protein 804A: MECYYIVISSTHLSNGHFRNIKGVFRGPLSKNGNKTLDYAEKENTIAKALEDLKANFYCELCDKQYYKHQEFDNHINSYDHAHKQRLKELKQREFARNVASKSRKDERKQEKALQRLHKLAELRKETVCAPGSGPMFKSTTVTVKENCNEISQRVVVDAVNNQEDFKYTLIHSEENTKDVTAVAADPESANITAKNNQLGDQALGIHRHKIGFSFAFPKKASVKLESSAAAFSEYNDDASVEKGFSRKSRFVPGACHLQLSSPTDVLLSSEEKANSFHPPEGMCIDKETAQTQEMKEVSSEKDTFLLPSFCQFQIPLSSDADNCQNSVPLTDQIPLEDVIVNEDITMSDNSSELLGNKSTVLDLANDCLSLQATTEEVVKNNDESTVEVANKNHGPEMLAPSNFEEENISLHKKTDLSKRPCEPFVPVLNKDGSTILQWPSEMLIYTTTQPSISYSCNPLCFDFKATKLNNNLDKNKLPLNDLSFQQKGEDICKRPVSECKNTSVAGLIDYDIGGSRNEGPQVTPPSVDDSLFNNCNSGKNETMGLRNRNISCRIRKTKKHNFTKTQMKQDTLDGKYNKIRLKDTHEHWFHKSRRKKKRKKLCQHHHGEKTKESEISFKMESENSYTDITRKNLLETISEKHCLAAEQLSDSHQLPDKRPKSSSIYLSDNEEMCKAQNTEYNSNDAISSKNHGTKNSVVLNEQPNPIMIHSGKHNLTYSRTYCSWKAKMSSCSQDHRCLVLQNDMSCLSQNQAVKRGSNSFINESERFHRKRRQHSYSYSSDESLNRQNYLPEEFWRPPRASAPCKPKRKRRRKRSRFHIGIEAFELRENPDYPRKGNSSLGHQDELVSQDQKGEIKPQDTANPGRNSDQTDQGEDKQTLHPGSPLPPEASGGAERLALETTSGASADTSHEHATSVHEASAPTKEEMDNALLEHKERSEDINMQEKQIPFKVPHPERNLRPPQPKSHLCHYELAEALPQGKMNEAPAEWLRFNSGILHTQQPLPFKEAHVSGHTFVTTEQILAPLALPEQALLIPIENHEKFRNLPCEVYQHILPPNMLANKVKFTFPAAALPPPSTPLQPLPLQQPFCSTSVTTLHHAVLQQHAAAAAAAAAAAAAGTFKVLQPHQQFLSQAPALTRTSLPQISVGPVGPRLCPGNQPPFVAPPQMPIIPASVLHPSHLAFPPLPHALFPSLLSPHPAVIPLQPLF, from the exons AGGCTCAAAGAACTGAAACAAAGGGAATTTGCTCGAAATGTAGCATCTAAATCcaggaaagatgaaagaaaacaggaaaaagcaCTCCAACGCCTGCACAAGCTGGCCGAGCTAAGAAAGGAAACTGTATG tgCTCCTGGAAGTGGCCCCATGTTCAAGTCAACAACTGTTACTGTGAAAGAAAATTGTAATGAAATTTCCCAAAGAGTTGTTGTGGATGCAGTTAATAACCAGGAAGATTTCAAATATACTTTGATTCATAGTGAAGAGAATACTAAAGATGTTACCGCTGTTGCTGCAGATCCAGAAAGTGCAAATATTACAGCAAAAAATAACCAACTTGGGGATCAAGCCCTAGGAATCCACAGACACAAAATTGGCTTTTCTTTCGCATTTCCAAAGAAAGCGTCAGTGAAGCTGGAGTCCTCAGCTGCAGCCTTCTCTGAATACAATGATGATGCCTCTGTGGAAAAAGGATTTAGCAGAAAAAGTAGATTTGTCCCTGGTGCTTGTCATCTTCAACTATCTTCACCAACAGATGTGCTTTTGAGTTCTGAGGAGAAAGCTAACTCTTTTCATCCACCAGAAGGAATGTGCATTGACAAAGAAACTGCTCAAACTCAAGAGATGAAAGAAGTTTCTAGcgaaaaagatacatttttattaccttcattttgCCAGTTTCAAATCCCTTTATCTTCTGATGCAGATAATTGCCAAAATTCAGTCCCATTAACAGATCAAATACCACTGGAAGATGTTATTGTTAATGAAGACATAACTATGAGTGATAACAGTTCTGAATTGTTAGGAAATAAATCCACAGTTCTTGATTTAGCTAATGATTGCTTATCTTTGCAAGCTACCACAGAAGAAGTTGTTAAGAACAATGATGAGTCTACAGTTGAAGTTGCAAATAAAAATCATGGCCCTGAGATGTTGGCCCCTTCAAATTTTGAAGAGGAAAATATAAGCTTacataaaaaaacagatttatccAAAAGACCATGTGAGCCCTTTGTACCGGTTCTTAACAAAGATGGATCCACAATCCTTCAGTGGCCATCAGAAATGCTGATTTATACAACTACTCAACCATCAATTTCCTATAGCTGTAATCCTCTCTGTTTTGACTTCAAGGCCACTAAATTAAACAACAATCTAGATAAAAATAAGCTGCCCTTAAATGATCTTTCTTTTCAGCAGaaaggagaagacatttgcaagaGACCAGTTTCAGAATGTAAGAACACATCTGTTGCGGGACTCATTGATTATGATATTGGAGGTAGCAGAAATGAAGGCCCCCAAGTCACTCCTCCTTCAGTTgatgatagtctcttcaataactgTAATTCTGGAAAAAATGAGACTATGGGTCTGAGGAATagaaatatttcctgtaggatcagaaaaacaaaaaaacacaactttacCAAAACTCAAATGAAACAGGATACTCTAGATgggaaatataacaaaataaggTTGAAAGATActcatgaacactggttccataaaagtagaaggaagaaaaaaagaaaaaaattatgtcagCATCACcatggggagaaaaccaaagAATCAGAAATTAGCTTCAAAATGGAATCAGAAAATAGTTACACTGATATAACTAGGAAAAATCTACTAGAAACAATTTCAGAAAAGCACTGTCTAGCTGCAGAGCAATTATCGGACTCACATCAGTTACCTGATAAAAGGCCCAAATCATCATCCATATACTTAAGTGACAATGAAGAAATGTGTAAAGCCCAGAACACTGAATATAATAGTAATGATGCGATCAGTTCTAAAAATCACGGTACAAAGAACTCAGTTGTTTTAAATGAACAACCCAATCCAATAATGATACATTCTGGGAAACATAATTTAACTTATTCCAGAACTTACTGTAGTTGGAAAGCCAAAATGTCCAGCTGCAGTCAGGATCACAGATGCCTAGTTCTTCAAAATGACATGAGCTGCCTGAGTCAGAACCAGGCTGTTAAAAGAGGTTCTAATTCTTTCATTAATGAATCAGAAAGATTCCATCGAAAACGTAGACAACATTCATATTCTTATTCTTCAGATGAAAGCTTAAATCGACAGAATTATTTACCAGAGGAATTTTGGAGACCACCACGGGCTTCTGCTCCCTGTAAGCCTAAAAGGAAgcggaggagaaaaagaagtcgATTCCATATCGGAATTGAAGCTTTTGAACTCAGAGAGAACCCCGATTATCCCAGGAAGGGCAATTCTTCCTTAGGTCACCAGGATGAGTTAGTAAGCCAAGAccaaaaaggggaaataaaaccaCAGGACACTGCGAACCCTGGGAGGAACTCAGACCAAACAGATCAAGGAGAAGACAAGCAAACTTTGCACCCGGGCAGTCCCCTTCCTCCTGAAGCCAGTGGAGGGGCTGAGCGTTTAGCGCTGGAAACCACTTCTGGGGCCTCGGCAGACACTTCCCACGAACACGCCACATCTGTCCACGAAGCCAGCGCCCCAAcgaaagaagaaatggacaatGCCTTGCTGGAACACAAAGAGAGAAGTGAGGATATAAATATGCAGGAGAAGCAAATTCCTTTCAAGGTGCCTCACCCTGAAAGGAACTTGAGACCACCACAACCGAAATCCCACCTGTGCCATTACGAACTGGCGGAGGCCCTCCCGCAAGGAAAGATGAACGAGGCGCCCGCGGAGTGGCTGCGTTTTAATTCGGGAATCCTTCACACACAGCAGCCCTTACCGTTCAAGGAAGCACACGTCAGCGGTCACACCTTTGTAACGACGGAGCAAATCCTGGCCCCCTTAGCTTTACCGGAACAGGCACTACTGATCCCAATAGAAAACCACGAGAAATTCCGAAATCTGCCCTGCGAGGTCTACCAGCACATCCTCCCGCCCAACATGCTGGCCAACAAGGTCAAATTTACGTTTCCCGCAGCGGCTCTCCCACCCCCTAGCACACCTctgcagcctctgcctctgcagcaGCCCTTCTGTTCTACCTCTGTAACCACGCTCCACCACGCGGTTCTGCAGCAGCACGcggccgccgccgcagccgcagCAGCCGCCGCGGCCGCGGGGACCTTCAAAGTGCTTCAGCCCCACCAACAGTTTCTGTCCCAAGCTCCGGCTCTCACCAGAACATCCTTACCTCAGATCTCAGTAGGACCGGTCGGACCCCGGCTCTGTCCTGGGAACCAGCCACCTTTTGTTGCTCCTCCTCAGATGCCAATCATTCCAGCTTCGGTTCTTCATCCTAGCCATCTGGCTTTCCCACCTTTACCCCatgccctctttccttctctgctttccccACACCCTGCTGTCATCCCACTACAGCCCCTCTTCTAG